A DNA window from Rhineura floridana isolate rRhiFlo1 chromosome 11, rRhiFlo1.hap2, whole genome shotgun sequence contains the following coding sequences:
- the LOC133367455 gene encoding vomeronasal type-2 receptor 26-like, translated as MEQKLQEEPCVQEELPAPGEMAVQKEVQEEKLELPHIVSKNADYRCGQQLKVKNDFGMSENIVIGEFVSFILPGFQEFAYNTPPTQKMSDRILLNYYHQVLVFVFAMNEINKNANLLPHSTLSSIFAQNANNEIGTAYGTMDLLFLKHGSPINYMCGKSFKLMAIIGGLTPHNSKQMPHILNIYKMPQLTYSSFDPSLSEKTQFPSVYRMIPNESPQYVGIVQLLQHFGWTWIGLVVSEDDSGEMLLRTLIPQLLQNNICFAFKEILKDPWRVSVQNEKTLERISYLSTKTNVILVHGDSRSMEGFRIILFFLEIVKRKPIERVWIITAQWDFATVLNSRAFTPKSFNGTLSFTLHTNYVAEYEKFLETLNPYQSMHYLIPQFWSRAFGCAFLTYKLYLPGAGFCTGEERLRSLPGTEFEIGMSGQSYSIYNAVYAVAHALHAMLSSRSKQKAMGDGATRNLLNIHPWQFHSFLKNIRFNNSAGEEIFFDKNGELAAGYDIINTITFSNRSIHKNHVGRIDPQAPKGKQFTIHRNAIVWNHKFNQILPQSTCVESCHPGHSRIVRQGEQICCYDCPQCSEGMISKLMDADHCNKCPEDQHPNKNQVHCIPKHIIYLSYREPLGIILASFALFVSLITLVVMWIFIQHQNTPIVKANNWNITCTLLIALLLCFLCSFLFIGQPGKVTCLLRQTVFGIIFSLSVSCVLAKTITVVLAFMATKPGNRMRKWVGKRLAVSVIILCTLIQTGISVLWLATSPPFPEFDMHSKRDQMTLQCNEGSVHMFYTVLGYMGLLAIISFTVAFFARKLPDTFNEAKLITFSMLVFCSVWLSFIPTYLSTKGKYMVAVEIFSILASSTGLLACIFLPKFYIIVLRPELNTRDQLVKKKNCGT; from the exons TTGCCCCATATTGTCAGCAAAAATGCAGACTACAGATGTGGTCAGCAGCTAAAGGTTAAAAATGACTTTGGCATGTCAGAAAATATTGTCATTGGTGAATTTGTTTCTTTTATACTTCCTGGTTTTCAAGAGTTTGCATATAATACACCTCCAACTCAGAAAATGAGTGATAG AATACTGCTGAATTACTACCACCAGGTACTTGTCTTTGTGTTTGCCATGAATGAGATCAACAAGAATGCCAACCTATTACCCCACAGCACACTGTCTTCCATCTTTGCTCAAAATGCTAACAATGAAATCGGAACTGCTTATGGGACAATGGATCTCCTTTTCCTAAAACACGGCAGCCCCATCAACTATATGTGTGGAAAGTCATTCAAGCTAATGGCCATCATTGGTGGGCTCACACCTCATAACTCCAAGCAGATGCCCCACATCTTAAATATCTACAAGATGCCACAG CTCACTTACAGCTCCTTTGACCCTTCATTGAGTGAAAAAACACAGTTCCCTTCTGTCTATCGGATGATCCCCAATGAAAGTCCTCAGTATGTTGGGATTGTTcaactgcttcagcattttggatggACCTGGATTGGTCTTGTTGTTTCAGAGGATGACAGTGGAGAAATGTTATTGAGGACTCTCATTCCTCAGCTGCTCCAGAAcaatatttgttttgcttttaaggaaATACTGAAGGACCCCTGGAGAGTATCAGTGCAAAATGAGAAGACATTGGAAAGAATAAGTTATCTATCAACCAAAACCAATGTGATCCTTGTTCATGGGGATTCACGGTCTATGGAAGGCTTCCGAATTATTCTGTTTTTTCTTGAAATTGTGAAAAGGAAACCAATAGAGAGAGTTTGGATCATAACAGCACAGTGGGATTTTGCAACTGTGTTGAACAGTCGTGCATTCACACCAAAATCTTTCAATGGCACATTGTCTTTCACACTCCACACAAATTATGTGGCAGAATATGAAAAGTTCCTTGAGACTTTAAATCCTTACCAATCTATGCATTATTTGATCCCACAATTCTGGTCCCGTGCATTTGGGTGTGCATTCCTCACATATAAGCTTTATCTGCCAGGTGCAGGATTCTGTACCGGGGAAGAGAGGTTGAGAAGCCTCCCTGGAACTGAATTTGAAATAGGAATGTCTGGTCAGAGCTACAGTATCTACAATGCAGTTTATGCTGTAGCACATGCTCTCCATGCCATGTTGTCCTCAAGATCTAAGCAGAAGGCAATGGGAGATGGAGCCACAAGGAACCTTCTTAATATTCATCCATGGCAG TTTCACTCCTTCTTGAAAAACATCCGCTTcaacaatagtgctggggaagAAATATTTTTTGATAAAAATGGAGAGTTGGCAGCTGGATATGATATCATTAACACCATCACATTCTCCAATCGGTCCATCCACAAAAACCATGTTGGAAGGATTGACCCCCAGGCTCCCAAAGGAAAACAGTTCACCATCCATAGAAATGCCATTGTGTGGAATCACAAGTTTAACCAG ATCCTTCCCCAATCTACGTGTGTTGAGAGTTGCCATCCTGGACACAGCAGAATTGTGCGACAGGGGGAACAGATCTGCTGTTATGATTGTCCTCAGTGCTCTGAAGGAATGATTTCAAAGCTGATGG ATGCAGACCACTGCAACAAGTGCCCTGAAGATCAGCATCCAAACAAGAACCAGGTTCACTGCATCCCTAAACATATCATCTATCTATCGTACAGAGAGCCTTTGGGGATAATTCTGGCTTCCTTTGctctttttgtttctttgatCACCCTTGTGGTAATGTGGATCTTCATTCAACATCAGAATACTCCCATCGTCAAAGCCAACAACTGGAACATCACATGCACCCTCCTCATTGCACTATTGCTTTGCTTTCTGTGCTCCTTCTTATTCATTGGACAGCCTGGGAAGgtgacctgccttctccgacaaacAGTGTTTGGAATAATCTTCTCCCTCTctgtttcttgtgtgttggctaaaaccatcactgtggtccTGGCCTTCATGGCCACCAAGCCAGGAAACAGGATGAGGAAATGGGTAGGGAAGAGACTAGCAGTCTCAGTCATCATCCTCTGTACTCTTATTCAAACTGGCATATCTGTTCTATGGCTGgcaacctctcctccctttccagaGTTTGATATGCACTCCAAAAGGGACCAGATGACTTTGCAATGCAATGAAGGATCAGTGCACATGTTTTATACTGTTCTAGGTTACATGGGGCTTCTGGCCATCATCAGCTTCACAGTAGCTTTCTTTGCCAGGAAGTTGCCTGATACTTTTAATGAAGCCAAActcatcaccttcagcatgttggtcttttgcagtgtttggttatcCTTTATTCCAACCTACCTGAGTACTAaagggaaatacatggtggctgtggagatcttctccatcttggcctccagcaCTGGGTTGCTGGCTTGCATCTTCCTCCCCAAATTCTACATTATTGTCCTGAGGCCTGAGCTGAACACTAGGGATCAGCTTGTAAAGAAAAAGAATTGTGGTACCTGA